The following coding sequences are from one Gossypium raimondii isolate GPD5lz chromosome 4, ASM2569854v1, whole genome shotgun sequence window:
- the LOC105780314 gene encoding uncharacterized protein LOC105780314 encodes MKDWAAPFVAAALFAFLSPGVILQIPGKNQPICFMNMKTSVAAIFVHAVLYALFLILFLVVLHIHLYV; translated from the coding sequence atgaaagatTGGGCTGCTCCCTTCGTAGCTGCAGCACTGTTTGCATTTCTATCACCAGGGGTAATCCTGCAAATCCCAGGGAAGAATCAACCCATCTGTTTTATGAACATGAAAACAAGTGTGGCTGCCATTTTTGTGCATGCTGTTCTCTATGCTTTGTTCCTCATCCTGTTCCTTGTTGTTCTTCATATCCACCTCTATGTCTAA
- the LOC105780311 gene encoding uncharacterized protein LOC105780311 — protein MGSSVAERGKMSDWGPVFIAVVLFILLTPGLLIQVPGRSRYVEFGNFQTSGVSILVHSIIYFGLICIFLIAIGVHMYVGS, from the exons ATG GGTTCTAGTGTTGCTGAGAGAGGAAAGATGTCGGATTGGGGGCCGGTTTTCATCGCGGTGGTGCTTTTCATACTTCTAACACCAGGGCTGCTGATTCAGGTTCCAGGGAGATCCCGATATGTAGAGTTTGGAAACTTTCAGACTAGTGGAGTATCCATCCTGGTGCAttccattatttattttggacTGATCTGTATCTTCCTTATAGCTATTGGTGTGCATATGTATGTTGGCTCATAG